One region of Candidatus Aegiribacteria sp. genomic DNA includes:
- a CDS encoding NAD-binding protein, with protein sequence MSIWKKRNKSHILIRKLTRGGGLAVFFSSKIAVALTLFVLVMGIGITGFMVFTSHKTSIEKTNLSQRLEELLSVNNPSAEQLTEKARIEMMLDENTFFGQVLLAGYMTSITITTVGYDDVIRDYAYEFMDDKWRKAYNIWVTLFVIIAYMVILYVNANFVAYLVGSRLAETMKRRSLLKRVAMLNEHYIVCGCTGAGAVVIDELLRVNLSVVGIGSDDNPPPDLRKRRGFYYFPQDRSDEIMLNDAGIHRAKGFVSVLPDETSNLFLTLSAHLLNDDLTIFSRAAGSESEEKLALVGASSSFTPSIAVGRNLVADLLNQDTMDFLDKMIGDPEHDCRMEEYIIEKGCSSIGATLGELDLGRISGARIFAIMKADKSIICNPGYEYALEEGDILLTIESPEQLQALARVLERGKRRRGRKKRDRN encoded by the coding sequence ATGTCCATCTGGAAAAAGCGTAACAAATCACATATACTGATAAGAAAACTGACCAGGGGTGGCGGTCTTGCTGTATTCTTCTCAAGCAAAATTGCTGTTGCTCTTACTCTTTTTGTTCTGGTTATGGGTATTGGTATAACCGGTTTTATGGTTTTCACTTCACATAAAACTTCCATAGAAAAGACTAATCTGTCACAACGCCTTGAAGAACTGCTGAGTGTAAATAATCCTTCAGCCGAACAGCTTACCGAAAAAGCTCGGATCGAAATGATGCTTGATGAGAACACTTTCTTCGGTCAGGTGCTGCTGGCTGGATACATGACCTCCATTACTATCACAACGGTCGGATACGATGATGTTATTCGCGATTATGCCTACGAATTCATGGATGATAAATGGAGAAAAGCATATAACATATGGGTAACCCTTTTCGTAATTATCGCGTATATGGTTATCCTGTATGTGAATGCGAATTTCGTAGCCTATCTGGTAGGTTCCCGCCTTGCTGAAACCATGAAACGACGATCGCTTCTCAAGAGGGTAGCAATGCTGAACGAACATTACATTGTATGCGGCTGTACTGGAGCAGGTGCTGTTGTTATCGACGAACTCCTTCGCGTGAATCTATCGGTTGTAGGAATTGGCTCTGATGACAATCCTCCTCCTGATTTAAGAAAAAGGAGAGGGTTCTACTACTTTCCACAGGATCGTTCAGACGAAATTATGCTTAACGATGCCGGAATCCATCGTGCAAAGGGATTTGTTTCTGTACTTCCTGACGAGACTTCAAATCTTTTCCTTACTCTCTCAGCACATCTTCTTAATGATGATCTTACAATTTTCAGCAGGGCGGCAGGAAGTGAAAGTGAGGAAAAACTTGCTCTTGTTGGCGCGAGTTCTTCATTCACGCCTTCCATTGCTGTTGGAAGAAATCTTGTAGCTGATCTTCTTAATCAGGACACAATGGATTTCCTTGACAAAATGATCGGGGATCCTGAGCATGACTGCAGGATGGAGGAATACATTATTGAAAAAGGATGTTCATCCATCGGAGCAACTTTAGGTGAACTCGATCTTGGACGGATCTCCGGAGCCAGAATTTTCGCAATTATGAAAGCTGATAAAAGTATCATCTGCAATCCGGGATACGAATACGCTCTGGAAGAGGGAGATATCCTGCTTACAATCGAGTCCCCCGAGCAGCTTCAGGCACTTGCTCGAGTGCTGGAACGCGGCAAGCGTAGAAGAGGGAGAAAAAAACGTGACCGCAACTAA
- a CDS encoding TrkA family potassium uptake protein: MTATNHGKTKCIVCGLGETGICVVKELLNHEFNVSVIDRDPEALKRLQELNMDVTATEGNCLLDITLKDAGVPDADVLYSILPDDRSNVFLCLSARRINPRLNIYSIASDLSAEKKLELVGAKRTVNPSNAEGFRISNELLRPYVVAFLDQIVYARGKTAGYLSITVHEGSPSAGLSLSKLEIQKNTGVVIIAVSRKDRSMIYSPSGDFRTGEGDTLIAFGTKEDEDAVRKLLSTAQDRKHRWMGVRNLLRK, from the coding sequence GTGACCGCAACTAATCACGGTAAGACGAAGTGCATCGTATGCGGTCTTGGCGAAACAGGAATCTGTGTAGTAAAAGAACTGCTTAATCATGAATTCAATGTATCGGTTATTGACCGGGATCCGGAAGCTCTCAAGAGATTGCAGGAACTGAATATGGACGTTACTGCAACAGAAGGTAATTGTCTGTTAGATATTACATTGAAGGATGCCGGCGTTCCGGATGCTGATGTTCTTTATTCCATACTGCCCGATGACAGAAGCAATGTCTTCCTTTGTCTTTCAGCCAGAAGAATTAATCCGAGGCTTAATATCTATTCAATCGCCTCTGATCTTTCCGCGGAAAAAAAATTGGAACTTGTGGGTGCTAAAAGAACGGTCAACCCGAGTAATGCCGAAGGATTCAGAATATCAAACGAATTACTCAGGCCTTATGTTGTAGCTTTCCTTGATCAAATTGTTTACGCCCGCGGAAAAACTGCCGGATATCTGAGCATCACCGTGCATGAGGGAAGCCCATCTGCTGGATTATCACTCTCAAAACTTGAAATACAGAAGAATACCGGAGTTGTGATTATTGCTGTGAGCCGTAAAGATAGAAGCATGATCTACAGCCCCTCGGGAGACTTTCGAACGGGTGAGGGAGACACCCTCATTGCTTTTGGAACGAAGGAAGACGAAGATGCTGTTCGAAAACTGCTTTCCACTGCACAGGACAGAAAGCACAGGTGGATGGGTGTCAGAAATCTTCTCCGGAAGTAG